A single window of Aspergillus puulaauensis MK2 DNA, chromosome 5, nearly complete sequence DNA harbors:
- the cbfA gene encoding putative CBF/NF-Y family transcription factor (COG:K;~EggNog:ENOG410PR88;~InterPro:IPR009072,IPR003958;~PFAM:PF00808;~go_function: GO:0046982 - protein heterodimerization activity [Evidence IEA]), whose product MSSSPGGDADAPPKSRSQSEQPQNTVQATEQQLKARAEGVSIEDYLLPRSITVRLAKSVLPPNTSVQKDAVLAIQKAATVFVSYLSSHANEATLKRTVTPADVLDAISELELEGFRPRLEKELDKFTDLKAAKRKPRKSAEGETKMGENGEGEGDGEIQTGAIGGGEKKEVVVRGVKRVKRDGAGGDDAEEDDQDKDGEDEVEDAGDGVEEEHDEDATEEEEEEEEEDEEEEAGENDDIDRVEDIDRERRMMDPDAGDDTESDDDGPGSQLRGNMGLG is encoded by the exons atgtcctcatcaccagGTGGCGACGCGGACGCCCCTCCGAAATCCCGCTCGCAGTCCGAACAACCCCAGAACACCGTGCAAGCAACCGAGCAACAACTCAAAGCGCGCGCCGAGGGCGTTTCAATTGAGGACTACCTTCTCCCGCGCTCAATAACTGTCCGACTAGCGAAGTCCGTCCTCCCGCCGAATACATCTGTTCAGAAGGATGCTGTTCTCGCGATACAGAAGGCTGCGACGGTGTTTGTTTCTTATTTGTCTTCTCA CGCCAACGAAGCAACTTTAAAACGAACAGTGACGCCTGCTGACGTGCTGGATGCGATATCAGAATTGGAACTTGAAGGGTTCAGACCGCGGCTGGAGAAAGAGTTGGACAAATTTACGGACCTGAAGGCtgcgaagaggaagccgaggaagagtGCCGAGGGGGAGACGAAAATGGGTGAGAAcggtgaaggtgaaggtgATGGTGAAATCCAGACAGGTGCGattgggggaggggagaagaaggaagttgTTGTCCGGGGTGtgaagagggtgaagagggacggtgctgggggtgatgacgccgaagaggatgatcaAGATaaggatggggaggatgaggtagaggatgctggagatggagtggaggaggagcacgatgaggatgccacagaggaagaagaggaagaagaagaggaggacgaggaagaagaagcgggtGAAAACGATGATATTGACCGCGTCGAGGACATAGACCGAGAGCGGCGCATGATGGACCCtgatgctggcgatgatACCGAGAGCGACGACGATGGGCCTGGGAGTCAGCTACGAGGTAATATGGGGTTGGGATAG
- a CDS encoding putative SIR2 family histone deacetylase (Hst4) (COG:B,K;~EggNog:ENOG410PHQG;~InterPro:IPR029035,IPR003000,IPR026590,IPR026591;~PFAM:PF02146;~go_function: GO:0070403 - NAD+ binding [Evidence IEA]) produces the protein MAPRKTTTTTNSSNSSSCPSPSSLRAMEVDGIFFSDCSDLSSVPSSPIAPEGFFLPSPDESSAGRQDDDLPPAKKKRRVALPKERRTQLLDLNPAAGLSYGDQESQIDLLVNTIRGHRKIVVIAGAGISTSAGIPDFRSDDGLFKSLQKKHNLKASGKLMFDAAVYQDETLTASFQEMVRSLSEEAEKTSPTAFHHMLARLGRDNRLTRLYTQNIDGIETSMAPLETQIPLNVKAPWPRTIQLHGSLEKMVCQKCRHMGTFDRTMFDRPDAPECPECVIKNQFRMETGQRSHGIGKMRPRIVLYNEHNPDEEAITSVMNADIRSRPDALIVVGTSLKIPGVRRLVKSLCSVIRSRRNGVTMWINNEPPSGKEFEDSFDLVVKGDCEEVARLAHLKRWDDDSEPVFDECNSSDVERIKSEQGPISIVIRTPKKHQPLAQTGMLTPSSSYDGDVENPSNTTLTNPASKGPKLTEILKANKKKENPKKASKNVGVKKPAPKKRTTKQEPAKNAKITNFSKVTKAQKAMPEEKSDKLEKEAHKAMHPLPPGEVRNNTLMFPNLASKGNSTPCKNQWRAPETISPKSIPNGMSDLLNQPTS, from the exons ATGGCTCCTCGCAAAACCACCACGACAACCAACTCGTCCAACTCCTCGTCCTGTCCGTCTCCAAGCAGTCTTAGAGCTATGGAGGTGGATggcatttttttttcagACTGCTCGGACCTGAGCTCCGTACCGTCGTCTCCTATCGCACCTGAAGGCTTCTTCTTACCCTCCCCGGACGAGTCTAGCGCCGGCCGCCAAGACGATGACTTGCCGCCCGCCAAAAAGAAGCGCCGTGTGGCCCTCCCAAAAGAGCGTCGAACACAGCTACTTGACCTCAACCCCGCCGCTGGCCTTTCTTACGGCGATCAGGAGTCCCAGATTGACCTTCTCGTCAACACCATTCGCGGCCACCGGAAAATTGTAGTaattgctggagctggtatCTCCACTTCTGCTGGCA TTCCCGACTTTCGCTCCGATGATGGCTTGTTCAAATCCTTGCAAAAGAAACACAACCTTAAAGCATCGGGCAAGCTCATGTTCGATGCTGCCGTCTACCAGGATGAAACATTGACCGCCTCGTTCCAGGAGATGGTACGGTCGCTGTctgaagaggctgagaagaCCTCTCCTACAGCTTTTCATCATATGCTGGCCCGACTAGGCCGCGACAACCGTTTGACGCGGTTGTACACACAAAACATCGATGGCATTGAAACATCGATGGCCCCTCTTGAGACGCAAATTCCATTAAATGTCAAAGCACCGTGGCCGCGCACCATCCAATTACACGGAAGccttgagaagatggtgtgTCAAAAATGTCGGCACATGGGCACCTTCGACCGGACTATGTTCGACCGTCCTGATGCTCCTGAATGTCCGGAGTGTGTAATAAAGAACCAATTCCGCATGGAAACCGGTCAACGCAGCCATGGGATCGGAAAGATGAGGCCGCGCATTGTCCTGTACAACGAACACAACCCGGATGAGGAGGCCATCACCTCTGTGATGAATGCTGATATACGCTCGCGCCCAGACGCCCTAATCGTAGTAGGGACCAGCTTGAAAATCCCCGGGGTGCGTCGTCTCGTCAAAAGCCTATGTTCGGTGATTCGGAGTCGCCGTAACGGGGTCACTATGTGGATCAACAACGAACCACCTTCTGGCAAAGAATTTGAAGACAGCTTCGACCTAGTGGTCAAAGGCGACTGCGAGGAAGTGGCACGACTTGCGCATTTGAAACGTTGGGATGACGACTCGGAGCCAGTATTTGACGAATGCAATTCCTCTGACGTCGAGCGTATCAAGAGCGAACAAGGGCCAATCTCCATTGTCATTCGTACGCCGAAGAAGCATCAACCTCTGGCCCAGACCGGGATGCTCACACCGTCGTCTAGCTAcgatggtgatgttgagaATCCTTCTAACACAACTCTTACCAACCCCGCCAGCAAGGGGCCGAAACTCACGGAAATCCTCAAGGCcaacaaaaagaaggaaaatcCCAAGAAGGCCTCTAAGAATGTCGGCGTCAAAAAGCCCGCGCCCAAGAAGCGAACAACCAAACAGGAGCCAGCTAAGAATGCCAAAATCACCAACTTCAGCAAAGTCACGAAAGCGCAGAAAGCCATGCCCGAGGAAAAATCGGACAAACTTGAGAAAGAGGCGCATAAGGCTATGCATCCCCTACCACCAGGGGAGGTGCGCAATAACACACTGATGTTCCCTAACCTGGCTTCGAAGGGGAACTCAACGCCATGCAAGAATCAATGGCGCGCCCCCGAAACGATTTCACCCAAATCCATTCCAAATGGAATGAGCGACTTATTAAACCAGCCGACTTCATAA